One genomic region from Robbsia betulipollinis encodes:
- a CDS encoding DUF3300 domain-containing protein, whose protein sequence is MKPNRTRPERLLMASSLIVGMLAMAGCGKQGDAPAGGASGPQPVSGVSAAPAAPAAYVPPTADRLYQMVAPIALFPDKLIAQVLAGATYPGQITDADAWLVRNPSLQGDALQQAANAQPWDVGVKSLTAFPAVLDQMTKNLAWTTVLGEAYVNDPADVMNAIQVMRQRARQSGNLKTSARLRVDVAQRAVPAAGAGAWRVPPPPETIEIVPAQPDVVYVPAYDPAVAYGEPVARYPGYVYREPRHDTGEWVSAGVLTFGAGVAIGAALQHRDGWGWHAWGMNWGGPASGGPAPGGFPGPNGGPGGPGGPGGRGGSPDWRPPAVVYHNTTYVSRSSTVVHQIVNQYGPVTPGNNGNRGRGDAAQAPAAGAAPTSPGNPGNPGNPGGRPAGAAGPGATANPMAGQRANPMVGMTVPRFNAHDASAGARAPAAAGFPAPVRSTPGGATPATVPGQAAPGRPMRSLPTQPATPSRFGPIARPVVPAPVAPNAPAHPVMPGRPAGPVQPAAPARPHTQPAPPHAPERNVADAHAPLAHPPTHAAAPERAAPPAHVAAPAHAAAHEAAHVTPPPAAREVPHPHEEAHPPHRKDEPHPG, encoded by the coding sequence ATGAAGCCGAATCGCACCAGACCGGAACGCCTGCTGATGGCGTCGTCATTGATCGTTGGAATGCTCGCCATGGCGGGATGCGGCAAGCAGGGCGACGCGCCGGCGGGCGGCGCATCGGGCCCGCAGCCGGTTTCCGGCGTTTCTGCCGCTCCTGCGGCTCCCGCTGCGTACGTACCGCCCACCGCTGATCGGCTCTACCAGATGGTGGCGCCCATCGCGCTGTTTCCGGACAAGCTGATTGCCCAGGTGCTGGCCGGCGCCACCTACCCCGGCCAGATCACCGACGCCGACGCATGGCTGGTGCGCAACCCGTCGCTGCAGGGCGACGCCTTGCAACAGGCCGCCAACGCGCAGCCCTGGGACGTCGGCGTCAAATCGCTGACCGCGTTCCCGGCCGTGCTCGATCAGATGACGAAAAACCTTGCCTGGACGACGGTGCTGGGCGAGGCCTACGTCAACGACCCGGCGGACGTGATGAACGCGATCCAGGTGATGCGGCAACGCGCGCGGCAGTCCGGCAATCTCAAGACGTCGGCCCGGCTGCGCGTCGACGTCGCGCAACGTGCGGTGCCCGCCGCCGGTGCCGGCGCATGGCGCGTCCCGCCGCCGCCGGAGACGATCGAGATCGTGCCCGCGCAGCCGGACGTGGTCTACGTGCCTGCCTATGACCCGGCGGTAGCGTATGGCGAACCCGTCGCGCGCTATCCCGGCTACGTCTACCGGGAGCCGCGCCACGACACCGGCGAATGGGTCAGCGCCGGCGTGCTGACCTTCGGCGCGGGGGTCGCGATAGGGGCGGCGCTTCAGCATCGTGACGGGTGGGGGTGGCATGCATGGGGAATGAACTGGGGCGGTCCGGCGTCCGGCGGTCCGGCGCCTGGCGGTTTCCCGGGGCCGAACGGTGGTCCCGGTGGTCCCGGTGGTCCTGGTGGGCGGGGCGGCTCACCCGACTGGCGTCCGCCGGCGGTCGTCTATCACAACACGACGTATGTCTCGCGTTCGAGCACGGTCGTCCATCAGATCGTCAACCAGTACGGTCCTGTCACTCCCGGCAACAACGGCAATCGCGGCCGTGGCGACGCGGCACAGGCACCTGCTGCCGGCGCCGCGCCGACGTCGCCCGGCAACCCCGGCAACCCCGGCAACCCCGGCGGGCGGCCCGCCGGTGCCGCCGGCCCGGGCGCGACGGCCAATCCGATGGCCGGCCAGAGGGCCAACCCGATGGTCGGCATGACGGTCCCGCGTTTCAATGCACACGACGCGTCTGCCGGCGCGCGCGCTCCCGCCGCGGCCGGGTTCCCCGCACCGGTCAGGTCCACGCCGGGTGGCGCGACACCGGCGACGGTGCCAGGGCAGGCTGCACCGGGTCGGCCAATGCGGTCCTTGCCCACGCAACCGGCGACGCCGAGCCGCTTCGGACCCATCGCGCGCCCCGTCGTCCCGGCGCCGGTCGCCCCCAACGCCCCCGCGCATCCGGTCATGCCCGGGCGGCCGGCCGGGCCGGTACAGCCCGCCGCGCCGGCCCGGCCGCATACGCAGCCGGCGCCGCCCCATGCGCCGGAGCGCAATGTCGCCGATGCTCATGCCCCGCTGGCGCATCCTCCCACGCATGCGGCCGCGCCGGAGCGTGCAGCCCCACCAGCGCACGTCGCCGCACCCGCGCATGCGGCGGCCCACGAGGCCGCACACGTCACCCCGCCTCCGGCGGCAAGGGAAGTCCCGCATCCCCACGAGGAAGCCCATCCGCCACATCGGAAAGACGAGCCCCATCCCGGCTGA
- a CDS encoding DNA-3-methyladenine glycosylase — MNSGTTQDTPRTVARHVDFSAAADVVARALIGATLYVDGVGGRIVETEAYDREDPASHSFSGPTPRNAAMFGPPGHAYVYRSYGIHWCLNFVCREAEHGAGVLIRALEPLAGLERMAARRGMDDPRLLCSGPGRLGQALGITHALNGLALDAPPFAVTAAGTDMPEALVLVGPRIGITRAADVPWRFGLAGSRFLSRPFR; from the coding sequence ATGAATTCAGGCACGACTCAGGACACACCGCGCACTGTCGCGCGGCACGTCGATTTCTCGGCGGCCGCGGACGTGGTGGCACGCGCGTTGATCGGCGCGACGCTTTACGTCGACGGCGTGGGCGGACGGATCGTCGAAACCGAAGCCTACGATCGCGAGGACCCCGCGTCGCACAGCTTCTCGGGGCCGACCCCGCGCAATGCCGCGATGTTCGGGCCGCCCGGGCATGCTTACGTGTACCGCTCCTACGGCATCCATTGGTGTCTGAATTTCGTGTGCCGCGAGGCGGAACACGGGGCTGGGGTGCTGATCCGCGCGCTGGAACCACTCGCGGGCCTGGAACGGATGGCGGCGCGGCGCGGAATGGACGACCCACGTCTGCTGTGTTCGGGCCCGGGGCGGCTGGGGCAGGCATTGGGCATCACGCATGCGTTGAACGGTCTGGCGCTCGATGCGCCGCCCTTTGCGGTGACGGCTGCCGGGACCGACATGCCCGAGGCCCTGGTGCTGGTGGGCCCGCGCATCGGCATCACGCGCGCCGCGGACGTGCCCTGGCGCTTCGGGCTGGCCGGCTCGCGGTTCCTGAGCCGACCCTTCCGGTAA